The following proteins are encoded in a genomic region of Vicugna pacos chromosome 16, VicPac4, whole genome shotgun sequence:
- the TMEM94 gene encoding transmembrane protein 94 isoform X2 — translation MDLKEKHTGEPPLALGLSTRKALSILKEQLEAVLEGHLKERKKCLTWKETWRSSFLHHSNRCSCFHWPGASLMLLAVLLLLSCHGSQPAGSHGVELVNASALFLLLLLNLILIERQDRLKRQEVERRLRGIIDQIQDALRDGKEIKWPDAMYPDLHMPFAPSWSLHWAYRDGHLVNLPVSLLVEGDIIALRPGQESFASLRGIKDDEHIVLEPGDLFPPFSPPPSPRGEVKKGPQNPQQHRLFRVLETPVIDNIRWCLDMALSRPVTALDNERFTVQSVMLRYAVPVVLASFLITNALRFLLNAPGVTTWQYTLLQLQVNGVLPILPLLFPVLWVLATACGEARVLAQMSKASPSSLLAKFSEDTLSSYTEAVSSQEMLRCIWGHFLRVIQGTSPTLSHSSSLLHSLGSVTVLCCVDKQGILSWPNPSPETVLFFSGKVEPPHSSHEDLTDDLSTRSFCHPEVEEEPHERDALLAGSLNTAMHLSNEQERGDWPGDGPKVPEPYSHHKAHGRSKHLSGSNVSFSKDTEGGEEDPGKTPRGLEGEPYEAEDFVCDYHLEMLSLSQDQQNPSCIQFDDSNWQLHLTSLKPLGLNVLLNLCSAGVTERLCRFSDHLCNIALQESHSAVLPVHVPWGLCELARLIGFTPGAKDLFKQGNHLALYRLPSAETMKETSLGRLSCVTKRRPPLSHMISLFIKDTTTSTEQMLSHGTADVVLEACTDFWDGADIYPLSGSDRKKVLDFYQRACLSGYCSAFAYKPMSCALSSQLNGKCIELVQAPGQSSIFTMCELPSTIPIKLSARRGSWSSDGIGEVLEKEDCMQALSGQIFMGMVSSQYQARLDIVRLIDGLVNACIRFVYFSLEDELKSKVFAEKMGLETGWNCHISLTPNGDVPGSEIPPSSPSHAGSLHDDLNQVSRDDAEGLLLMEEEGHSDLISFQPTDSDLPSFLEDCNRAKLPRGIHQVRPHLQNIDNVPLLVPLFTDCTPETMCEMIKIMQEYGEVTCCLGSSANLRNSCLFLQSDISIALDPLYPSRCSWETFGYATSTSMAQASDGLAPLQLSGQLNSLPCSLTFRQEETISIIRLIEQARHATYGIRKCFLFLLQCQLTLVVIQFLSCLVQLPPILSTTDILWLSCFCYPLLSISLLGKPPHSSIMSMATGKNLQSIPKKTQHYFLLCFLLKFSLTISSCLICFGFTLQSFCDSSRARNLTNCSSIMLPSHANTAPAWFDDFANGLLPAQKLAAALTVLHTVFISITHVHRTKPLWRKSPLTNLWWAVTVPVVLLGQVVQTAVDLQLWTHTDSHVHFGLEDVPLLTWLLGCLSLVLVVVTNEIVKLHEIRVRVRYQKRQKLQFETKLGMNSPF, via the exons ATGGACCTGAAGGAGAAGCATACG GGCGAGCCACCCTTGGCCCTGGGCCTGTCCACCCGGAAGGCCCTCAGCATCCTGAAGGAGCAGCTGGAGGCCGTGCTAGAAGGACACCTGAAAGAGCGGAAGAAATGTCTCACGTGGAAG gAGACGTGGAGAAGCAGCTTCCTGCACCACAGTAACCGCTGCTCCTGTTTCCACTGGCCGGGTGCCTCACTCATGCTCCTggctgtgctgctgctgctgagctGTCACGGGAGCCAGCCGGCCGGCAG CCACGGTGTGGAGCTGGTGAACGCCTCTGCGCTGTTCCTCTTGCTGCTGCTCAACCTCATCCTCATTGAGCGGCAAGATCGGCTGAAGCGTCAGGAGGTAGAACGGAGACTCCGAGGGATCATTGACCAAATCCAAG ATGCCCTCAGGGATGGCAAGGAGATCAAGTGGCCAGATGCCATGTACCCAGACCTCCACATGCCCTTTGCACCATCCTGGTCCCTGCACTGGGCCTACAGAGATGGACATCTGGTCAACCTGCCAGTTAGCCtgttggtagaaggagacatcaTAGCTCTGAGGCCCGGCCAAGAATCGTTTGCTTCTCTGAGGGGTATCAAG GATGATGAGCACATCGTTTTGGAGCCAGGAGACCTGTTTCCCCCTTTCtctccgcccccctccccccggggAGAAGTGAAAAAAGGGCCACAGAACCCCCAGCAGCACCGGCTCTTCCGTGTCCTGGAGACCCCCGTGATTGACAACATCAG ATGGTGCCTGGACATGGCGCTGTCCCGCCCAGTCACCGCCCTGGACAACGAGAGGTTCACGGTGCAGTCAGTGATGCTGCGCTACGCTGTGCCCGTGGTACTG GCCAGCTTCCTCATCACCAATGCCCTGCGCTTCCTGCTGAATGCGCCTGGCGTCACGACCTGGCAGTACACCCTCCTCCAGCTGCAG GTGAATGGCGTCCTGCCCATCCTGCCCCTGCTCTTCCCAGTCCTCTGGGTTCTGGCAACCGCCTGTGGAGAAGCCCGCGTCCTGGCCCAGATGAGCAAggcctcccccagctccctg CTGGCCAAGTTCTCGGAGGACACTCTCAGCAGCTATACGGAAGCCGTCTCCTCTCAG GAAATGCTGCGTTGCATTTGGGGCCACTTCCTGCGGGTGATCCAGGGGACATCACCAACGCTGAGCCACAGCTCCAGCCTCCTGCACAGCTTGGGCTCTGTCACG gtcctgtgCTGTGTGGACAAACAGGGGATCCTGTCTTGGCCAAACCCCAGCCCAGAGACGGTGCTGTTCTTCAGTGGGAAGGTGGAGCCCCCGCACAGCAGCCACGAGGACCTAACAGATGACCTGTCCACCCGCTCCTTCTGCCATcctgaggtggaggaggag CCCCACGAACGAGATGCCCTCCTGGCCGGCTCCCTGAACACTGCCATGCACCTTTCCAATGAGCAGGAGCGTGGCGACTGGCCAGGTGATGGTCCCAAGGTCCCTGAACCCTACTCTCACCACAAAGCACACGGCCGCAGCAAGCACCTGTCTGGCTCCAATGTGAGCTTCAGCAAAGACACAGAGGGCGGTGAAGAAGACCCTGGCAAG ACTCCGCGCGGGCTGGAGGGCGAGCCCTACGAAGCTGAGGATTTTGTGTGTGACTACCACCTGGAGATGCTGAGCCTGTCCCAGGACCAGCAGAACCCCTCCTGCATCCAGTTCGATGACTCCAACTGGCAGCTCCACCTCACCTCCCTCAAGCCCCTGGGCCTCAACGTGCTGCTCAACCTGTGCAGCGCTGGCGTCACCGAGCGGCTGTGCCGGTTCTCGGACCACCTGTGCAACATCGCCCTGCAGGAGAGCCACAGCGCGGTGCTGCCCGTGCACGTGCCCTGGGGCCTCTGCGAGCTCGCCCGCCTCATCG GCTTCACTCCTGGGGCAAAGGATCTCTTCAAGCAGGGGAACCACCTTGCTCTCTACCGCCTCCCCAGTGCCGAGACCATGAAGGAGACCTCGCTGGGGAGGCTCTCCTGTGTCACTAAGCGGCGCCCCCCACTCAGCCACATGATCAGCCTCTTCATCAAGGACACCACCACCA GCACAGAACAGATGCTGTCTCATGGCACAGCTGACGTGGTCTTGGAGGCCTGCACGGACTTCTGGGATGGAGCTGACATCTACCCTCTCTCGGGTTCCGACAG AAAGAAAGTGCTGGATTTCTATCAGCGAGCCTGCCTGTCTGGTTACTGCTCTGCCTTTGCCTACAAGCCCATGAGCTGTGCGCTATCCTCCCAGCTCAACGGCAAGTGCATTGAGTTGGTTCAGGCACCCGGCCAGAGCAGCATATTCACCATGTGCGAGCTGCCCAGCACCATCCCCATCAAGCTGAGCGCCCGCCGTGGCAGCTGGAGCTCTGACG GGATCGGGGAGGTGCTGGAGAAGGAAGACTGCATGCAGGCCCTGAGCGGCCAGATCTTCATGGGCATGGTGTCCTCCCAGTACCAGGCCCGGCTGGACATTGTGCGCCTCATTGACGGGCTGGTCAATGCCTGCATCCGCTTTGTCTACTTCTCTTTGGAGGATGAGCTCAAAAGCAAG GTGTTTGCAGAAAAGATGGGCCTGGAGACAGGCTGGAATTGCCACATCTCCCTCACGCCCAATGGTGATGTGCCTGGCTCAGAGATCCCCCCATCCAGCCCCAGCCATGCTGGCTCCCTGCATGATGACCTGAATCAGG TGTCCCGAGATGATGCGGAAGGTCTCCTCCTGATGGAGGAGGAAGGTCACTCAGATCTCATTAGCTTCCAGCCTACGGACAGCGACCTCCCCAGCTTCCTGGAGGACTGCAACCGG GCCAAGCTGCCCCGGGGCATCCACCAAGTACGGCCCCACCTGCAGAACATCGACAACGTGCCCCTGCTAGTGCCTCTCTTCACCGACTGTACCCCTGAGA CCATGTGTGAGATGATCAAGATCATGCAGGAGTACGGGGAGGTGACTTGCTGCCTGGGCAGCTCTGCCAACCTGCGGAACAGCTGCCTTTTCCTCCAGAGCGACATCAG CATTGCCCTGGATCCCCTGTACCCATCCCGCTGCTCCTGGGAGACCTTTGGCTATGCCACCAGCACCAGCATGGCCCAGGCCTCGGACGGCCTTGCTCCTCTGCAGCTCTCGGGGCAGCTTAACAGCCTGCCCTGCTCCCTGACCTTTCGCCAGGAGGAGACCATCAGCATCATCCGGCTCATCGAGCAG GCTCGGCACGCCACCTACGGCATTcgaaaatgcttcctcttcttgcTGCAGTGCCAGCTGACTCTCGTGGTCATCCAG TTCCTCTCTTGCCTCGTCCAGCTGCCGCCAATCCTGAGTACCACCGATATCCTGTGGCTGTCCTGCTTTTGCTACCCTCTGCTCAG CATTTCTCTGCTGGGGAAGCCACCCCATAGCTCCATCATGTCTATGGCAACGGGGAAGAATCTTCAGTCCATTCCTAAGAAG ACCCAGCACtacttcctgctctgcttcttacTCAAGTTCAGCCTCACCATCAGCTCGTGCCTCATCTGCTTTGGCTTCACCCTGCAGAGCTTCTGCGACAGCTCCCGGGCCCGCAACCTCACCAACTGCTCCTCCATCATGCTGCCCAG CCACGCCAACACGGCTCCAGCCTGGTTTGACGACTTCGCCAATGGGCTGCTGCCGGCTCAGAAGCTCGCCGCCGCCCTTACTGTCCTACACACTG TCTTCATCTCCATCACCCACGTGCATCGCACCAAGCCCCTGTGGAGAAAGAGCCCCTTGACGAACCTCTGGTGGGCCGTGACGGTGCCCGTGGT GCTGCTGGGGCAGGTAGTCCAGACGGCAGTGGACCTGCAGCTGTGGACACACACGGATAGCCACGTCCACTTTGGCCTGGAGGATGTGCCTCTGCTGACGTGGCTCCTGGGCTGCCTCTCCCTGGTCCTCGTGGTGGTCACCAACGAGATCGTGAAGCTGCATGAGATTCG GGTCCGGGTCCGGTACCAGAAGCGACAGAAGCTGCAGTTTGAAACTAAGCTGGGCATGAACTCTCCCTTCTGA